In one window of Lynx canadensis isolate LIC74 chromosome A3, mLynCan4.pri.v2, whole genome shotgun sequence DNA:
- the IL1R1 gene encoding interleukin-1 receptor type 1 isoform X3, producing the protein MKVLLRLCFIAVLISSLEADTCEEREEKVVLVSSAYEIDVRSCLLNPNEKKGTIIWYKNDSKTPISMEVDSRIHQHKDKLWFVPAKVEDSGHYYCAVRNSTYCLKIKIAIKFVQHEPNLCYNAEAIFTQKLPIARDGQLVCPYLDFFRDEKYELPKIQWHKDCKPLLLDNVNFTGLTNRLIMTNVTAAHKGNYTCQASYTYLGKQYRITRVIELLTLEEDKPVKPIIVSPTNETMEASLGIAEVPPAVVVCCGEEIDL; encoded by the exons ATGAAAGTGTTACTCAGGCTTTGTTTCATAGCTGTACTGATTTCTTCTCTGGAAGCCG ataCTTGTGAGGAACGTGAAGAAAAAGTAGTTTTAGTTTCATCTGCGTATGAAATTGATGTTCGTTCATGTCTTCTTAACCCGAATGAAAAGAAAGGCACTATAATTTGGTATAAAAATGACAGCAAGACACCTATATCTATGGAAGTAGACTCCAGGATTCATCAGCACAAAGATAAACTTTGGTTTGTTCCCGCTAAGGTAGAGGATTCGGGACATTACTATTGTGCAGTAAG aAATTCAACTTACTGcctcaaaattaaaatagctaTTAAGTTTGTGCAGCATGAACCTAACTTGTGTTACAATGCAGAAGCTATATTTACACAGAAACTACCCATTGCAAGAGATGGACAACTTGTGTGTccttatttggatttttttagaGACGAAAAGTATGAGTTACCCAAAATACAGTGGCATAAg gATTGCAAACCTCTACTACTTGACAATGTGAACTTTACTGGACTGACAAATAGACTCATCATGACGAATGTGACTGCAGCACATAAGGGGAACTATACTTGTCAAGCATCCTATACATACTTGGGAAAGCAGTATCGTATTACCCGGGTTATAGAACTTCTCACTCTAG AGGAAGACAAGCCTGTGAAGCCTATAATTGTGAGTCCAACTAATGAGACAATGGAAGCAAGTCTGG GTATAGCAGAAGTCCCTCCAGCTGTGGTGGTGTGCTGTGGGGAAGAGATAGATTTGTGA